GTGCACATGAATGCATCAATAATTATAatcaaataacagaaaaaatattattCTGAAATACTTTTGCTCTTATactgaaataaagttttgaatGGAGAACTCTTATTTTTAACTGAGTATTTCCTCTCTGTGAgactacttttttttgtttaccctGCTCCCACTGCTCCTTAAGATAATGAACAGTCCATGGTGCTGATTAACAATTCTGAAAACAAacccagagaaaacaaatgcaaacaacaaaagacCAAATGCAGCTATTAACTAACACTTAAtgttaattaaaacaaatgaaaactaaTTATTTCAAATTAGATACAGCCATGAAAATAATAGCAAAAAAGGAAATCAGATATATAACAAATTAAAATAGGGTGAGTGTTCCTTTAAGGTAGACAAGTTCACAACTTTTCAGTCAACACCAAAGAGCTAAAGCTTCCAGCAGCATGGGAACACACAGGTAAGCAGTCCAAGACAGGCAGTGGTGTCAAAATCGTGAGGCAAAAAAATCAGAAAGCTAGTTGCAGTTCATTCACACAATGGTTGTATCACAAGAGTTAGAAGTGTGTACAATACACAATGTATTGAACAACAATACACAGGTtcataaattaatgtttttattttaaacgtgCAAGGTACAGTGAGTAGGGTGTCACTGCCATTTATAAACATAGGTATCTTCTCTTCAAATAATGTTGTCCTTGTGTCTGGGATCTTAGTTAGCTGCGGGACTGAAAAGGCTCTAGGCCAATTGAATTGTGCCAAATGATTGGCTGTGATGgccatttaaataataaaagacCAAGCAACCCAACTGGGAAACAACAAGCTCTCAGTCAGgttaataaatatttatcaaAGCTGTGCTCATGATGCCAGCACCACACTATGCCCACAACTGACCCAATTCCCATGTCACATCCCATAAGTCTGAGTCTGCTCCTGAACAGAGAGCTAGTCCACTGGACTCTGAATCATACAGGGCTGGCGTGTCTAGGAGGCAATCCAGGGATGTTTTAGACACTCTGCAGCTGTGGCTCTTTTCTCTGGCAGCAGCTCCAACATGGTCAAGAGGAACGAGCTGAACCGGACGGCTTCCTCCCGTGGCCACTCATACTTATCCTGAAGGATTTCCAACAAGCTCCACGGCTTGAGCTTTGAGATGTGTCGCAGTTGTCCTGGACAAGATAAAAAAAGTAGACTGATACACTGCGTATCATCAGACTGCTTTTGCAAATAATATACAGTTTGTAATTTATCATGATTTAACATTCTCTGTTACTGAACAAGTGTGAGGGCTCCACCATAATCAGAACAGTGTCAAGAAACTTACCactaaatcattttttaagcattttatgcaaatatgaataaaatattatataaaatatgtaaacaatATTGAGCGTGTTTTGGACACATGTCTGAGTCCAAATATCAGATGTAGGTAATTTGGCAGAAGGACAtatctttatttataataatttagTACACTTTACCTTTACGGTTGAAGTACCGTTTAGAATTTCTCCCTGAGAGGGCAAACTGGGATGGGACAGGTCCCAGCAGCTCAATGATGTGGGCAATGTGATCTGAAGGGACAGGCAGATGCTATATTATAAGCACAGTTAGTTTCATCAAGGAGAAAAGGGGTGTAGTGACCAAAACAAACCTTCCTCTCGGGAGAATGTGGTTCCTGACTGGGGGTCGAACAGATAGTCCCCTGTGGCCAGCTCAAATGCCTACAGAGCACACAAAGATGGTCATTACAAATCTGAAAACTTCAATGCTGGAATTAAACATacttgaaaagaaaagatggaggactttttttttttttaaaaagtcaacataTCTATGCAGGTGTTTATCTCACCATGCAGGCGGTGCTCCAGATGTCAGCTGGAGTGTCGTAGTCAGCACCAATCAGGACCTCGATGGAGCGGTACTGACATGTCTGGATGTCTTCAGTGAAGTGTTTGTGCTGACAACAAGAGAGAcgagatttcagtgttttaatttgaaatgccCTGCAGCTTTGTCTATTGCtctaacatttaaacaaaaactgccTTTTCTTCTTGTTCAGCTCAGTGCAAATTAATTGCAACTAAACTGTATGATTGTCTTAGCCCAAATTTTGTTGGTATACTATATTACCTCAATTATTAACTCTAGCTGTAAAGTATTACGTTACCATTAAGtattatgtttttaatgactacaaaagaaagcaaatgaaaacatatatGTAATAATGAccagactaagagtctacagtcGTACTTAGGAAAATGTGGtgctttaagctaaatgctaacgccagcatgctaacatactatatacatacatactaaCAATGCAAATATCTCTAAAAGGTGTTTCTGACTCTGACAAATTAAATGAGGAGCATAACAAGCAgcactgtgttttactgtaataCACAACTACGTCTCTCTCAAGCTACATTTAAAATCAGCCCACACGGTTTTGTCTCACTGGAAACATATGGCAGCTGTGTTTTTCAATGGAGGGCATGGTAAATATGGCTGTCACACTGTGCTCGACAGAAAGCACCTGTCGCATTGAGTTCTGTAAAAATGATGGGTTGGCAGCGTTTTATAAACTAGACATGTGGCCATTTATAAAATAGCTTTCAGTTTGCTTCATCGCTCTGACAACTCTGAGGTGTAAAAGCAAGTTCGATCCTTGACCTAATCTTTCCACCCATTTCTTGCTGTTTTTTGCTTGATATTTTTCCACCATTTCTCTCAGAAATTTCATCAAATCATCACTAAATTCTGTACTGACATATTTTgttaaacctaaaaataaagcttttcatttgttgtttttttgctgacATTTTTCTATAAGTGGTTGCCAAATTAATGTAGTGTAGCTTTTTTTGACATAGCTCATGAACCCAGCGAGCATTTGCAGCTGCATTTACTGTAGATGACATGAGCACATATCAACTCTAAGCAATCCAGAAAATATGATGGCACGATAAATAAAGGAATAGCTCAGAGTCTGATGTGATCAGTCTTGGCCAGTCAGCATGATTATGTGACTATGTGTATTGGGATGATAAAGATCTGGATGCCGATTGAAAAATGTTCTATTGTCAAAATAAATTATGAATCCTGGACGATTATGAAGCCATGGACTTATTCGTCCATAGTAGTTATTATAGATGAATAAATCACTCACCACCCAGCAGGCATTGCCTAGGTCAGCAATCTTAATGAGGATTTTATCAGCATTCTGTGGCTTCAGCAGGTCCAAAAGTACATCAGAGTCACTGATACCTGAAATAAATTAGAGAGTTTGACACCTAAAGGGGATCAGACTACTGTAGGATAAACTTTATGCATCACAACTTTGGCACAAATTATGAGACTACCCACGGGGAGAAGATGGTGAAGGCGGCTCTTTGTCTGCAGTCTGATGTAATAACACTGATCTGGAGCCAGAGACAGGAGCATCTGTGTTGAGGTCTGGCCACGAGCAGATGGagtctctgtgactgtgtggagCCAAGTCCAGTCCATCCTCCAACAGCAGGGTCTGCCTCCTTAATGTGAGGTTAGGACCTGCGAGCTTAGGGTGACAGGTGGAGCTATGGGTGCTAGCCAGAGGAGTGACATCAGAAAAAGACACATGAggtttgtctctttgtttgtgGTCTGATGTGCTCTCCTGTCCCCGTCGACTCTTGTCTTTCCTCGTCAGCCGGTTAATTGGGCTCCTGGAGACCTTGCTGGACTGCAGGACACAGTCAGTTGTGGAAAACAATGAGACGTGAGCATGGAAGGAAAAACTGTATTCAAAGAAAAGTTTAGTGGATCATCACAACAACTTCATGCCTGTTTTGAAAGGGCACCAAACATGCAAATTATGAGGGGCGATTAAGGTGGAAAGGgtcaattttagaaaacctagcacaTTTGGATACTTGTCTGTGAATGAGTACAGGAGCTGTCCAGGGAAAATATGTAAGTATTCCTTGTTTCTGCTCAGCAGAGGAAGGAGCCATATTTTAAGTTTATATTGCAATCTGTACAAGATTGTTCAGGGATTTCCACTTTCTCTTTAGGGCCAAGGTGTGATAGCAAGAAATGTACAGCTGAATATGGCTCTACTGTGTGTTCCTCTAGTGTCCTCTAGTGTGTTCCTGGCTTAGTGTGTAGTCAAGATGCAATTAAGAAGCTTGCGTGCAAAAACCCAACACACCATCTATCTTACCCACTCCCCAAGAGTGTGGAAAACTCCAGTCAGCTTCCCCAAAAAGTTGGACAGACTCTTAAGAAGTCATAGCAGGAAGGCACAGATcataatgtgattttaaaagaaaaaggtcTTAATAAAAGAAGTTAATTCCtatgaaatgaataataaagaaaagaggaCATTTTAAGGTAACACACCTGCTTTTCTCTGGAGCCTCTGTTTACTGgcagaaagttaaaaaaaatcggtgagagaaaagaagcacagaatgttaaaaacacaaaaacaaaaaaaatatgtgtgatTACACAAGTTCGACTAAAAGCTAACACACATTGTACAGAGGATCAGTATGAAATCTATGTGATTACTAACACAGCATTACTAACCTGAGGAGCTGGTGATAGCAGAGGACACTGGCAGCTGCCACAGTTTGGTGTTGGCTGCCAGGTTCTGAATATAAACCTCGTCCACTCTTAGGAGGATGTTTTCTGGCttgatgtctgtgtgtataaTCTTGCATTTAGTGTGCAAGTAATCTAAACCCTGCAGAACCTGAGATAAGGAAGGAAAATGGAGTCACTGTCATTGCGCCTCATGTCAGTGAAGAGCAAAAATAGAAGATAATCTGTTCACAAAAAAGAGCTCAGTCGGTGGTGAAAGACGGGGAGGACGATATAAGATGGAATAAAGGGTTGCACAGCACCTGTCTGAGGATGCTCTTAACGCAGGGCAGGGGGAGGCCGGTGTAGTTAGATTTAATGATCCACCTCAGCAGCTGGTGGCCAAGCACCTCTAGAACCATGCACACATCTGGTGAGCAATTAAGGACCTTGTTTAATACCATACACACTGAGTATTCAAAGTTCCTTGAGTGTCTGGAGAAATCTAAAACACATCAACACGATCCATATATTTTAAGTCCCACCATTTTGGTACACAGTCTGTCTGGGTCTATGTAGCCACATTTGTGAACAGAACTTGATAGAAAAGCCATACCTGCACCCACAACGTACAGCAAAGGTGGCTGCAGTGGGACATTATGTGACTAAACACAGTAAAGGATACGCTCTCCATTCGCTCCAGAGATCCTGAAGTCATCGATCAGGTGCACGATTCTCTCTCGTTTAGGATCTCTGGGGTCGCTGTCCCTTACCTGATGATCATATATTGAACAttacacaacagcaacaaaaaagtGGGATGTATAAACACGATAAAgcacctgtttttatttaatgaatgtGAGCCACAGTCAGAGATACTGGTTATGTGAAATCAAAAAATTACAAAACCACTGTCAATAGGCTAAAAATTACTTTTCACACCACTGTTagtattttctttgtgtttaccAGACACTCAGGTGCATTAACAACACTATAGTTAGGTCCACTACATGTGTATCATAACAGTACACTAAAATTACTAAAATTATTGAGTGTGTAGCTAAATAGAAAAGCCATGaggtcacactgacacacttcaGAAGTTTGATCTCATCCAGTGCCGTCTCTGTGTATATTTGGGCACTCTTCACCACCTTCAGAGCCACAAAACGTCTTTTCCTGCATGCAAACAATTATGGTAGTTAGTTACTAGTatgtttatattatataataactatttaatgttatttatgaAAAGTTAAAAAGGTCAAACCTGTACTTACACCATGTCCCAGCAGAGCCACACAGTAGAGAAGTGACCCCATCCCAACTTTCTGACCACTTGGTAACGGTCAACAAAAATCTCTCCGATCTCAACGAGGTAGTAACCACCTGCAACACAATGATCCCCCTGCATCAAGGAAAAGATCTAAACCAGTGTGTTGGTGTTTGGCGTTGCGATGCTGCCTACCTATGCCATAGTCTGCAGGATTCTCCTGTTGCTCCTCATAAGATCCCAGAGGCTCAGGTGACTGAGGATGTATCTTTGCAGCTGGTGAGCAGTGGGGGGGTCCATTGGGCTGGGGGGAGGGTTTAGGACTGACTACTGTGTCTGGGGAGGGTTGAGGGCTGGGTTTGGCGGGTGAACTAGAAGAGCTGGTAGAGAGGAGGGCTGATATAGCAGCAGCATATGATGACGACATGTTTAACTGCACAGCTGCGGAGGGGTCCAGGTGACAGCAGCACTCCGGGAGAAAGCTACAACAAAAACGCATTTAGACACTTAAAAATGCAAGGAGGTGTTGGATCATTCCTACATGCCTGAATCAAGAGCTCACTGGCTGTTTGTCTCTGGCAGATAGCTTGTGCTGATTGCACTAGGTTGTTTGTAATGACATTTCAAAGAGgccagtgagtgtgtatgtttatttttagctgGATGAATGGCATGTCAACGTAAATAGCTCCTGACACTGACCCAGCTGCAACTGAACTCTTCCTGAAACAACATGAACTGCTACAGTGTGCGGACCacagttgtaaacatgaaaggCTGGCAAATCAGATcagttcatcatttcatcatttcaagGGATATCTGGCTACATATCACTTATATCCATATTTCTGCCAATTATTTTGTTGAGACAGTAAAGCGATTAGTAAAATTCAGTCTTTCAGACTGAGCTCTCACTGAGCTCTCACTGGCACGATGGGCTTATTTTTGTGTGGCTGTATACTTTATGTAATAGAGCTGAAAATAGGTACTGATGTCCATAACATTATGCCAAAGGGCAAACTCAATGAGAAATCAAGCCATCTGAatttaaaccaaaaaaagggaaaatgccAAGTATTACCgctgcttcaaaataaaagtccagcGGCACGTCAGTCTTAGGTTATCTAGGTGAGCTTGATAAAACCTTTCATATCGTGTCCCATATCAAGAGTAAGCACAGAGCTGTTAGCTTGTTTGTTTAGACTGGCTAATGCTcttgtaaaaaatgtttttactatCTTTTCCAGTTTTCCTGTTGGATATTTAAGACTTGGTTAACacttaagaaatatttttgAGACAAAACTATTGACTTTACACAGACAACATGGCAATGAGAAGTTGCCTcgtggaggggaaaaaaagaccagCATACAGCTCCTTCGATATAACTTTTTGCCAGTTGTTAGCGAGTATGTGGATTGTTCAACTGCCAGATAAACTTTGCACATTGCTCATCCCAACCCATTGTTTAATAGTCCTTTACCGTTTacatttcttattttaaaaaCGTTTTTCGTTTACTTGCCATTTCTTCTATCTCCCTTTGCTCCTCCGGCCACATCAAGTCAAACATAGTATTATTTTGAAGGTTTCTGCAGGAAGTCTCGTTTATTCTAGTGCAGGACTAAAATAAAAGTCCACTACATGTTGCTGGTCCTGACGGTCAAACTGAGTAGTACAGAAACACTGTGAGCCTTATTCGTTTGTAATAAATACTCATCATCTACTTACCCCTGTGAGTGATATATCCACTTTTAATATTTTCGAAGCCAAATAAAACGAGCCTGGCACGAGAACAGTCGAGCCCCTTAGCTCGTGCGCTGTGCTCCTCTGCTTCGCGTGTCTAAGAGACACTCAGGTCCAGGAATagcagactgctgctgctgctgctgctgcatggtgTGTTTCTGACAACATTTTTCACTAAGTGGCTACCAGTGCTATTTCCAGAGGTGGTGAGGAGGTCATTCtcttatctgtttatttattatatattttatctttGACTTTCCTAATCCAGGACTTAGACGGTAGTTACCTTCTGCACCTATCACACTTGGCCCTAATGGAAATATTATAAAAACTGTTATAATTACTGTGTGGTGATACTaggccaaaaagaaaaaaagaagaagaaagaaaaggctaATAGCATGTAAtataaatttattttacaggtccCTTAACTTATTGTGCAGAAATACCAAAGGTCACCATGAAAGAATAATGGCAATGCTACTGAAGATTTTCAAAATACCATTCACAAAATGACAATATTGACTtaattgtgtattttttaaaaaatctgatctgCAGTTGTTCATTTAAGGCCCACAGTAAGGACttctaaaaaaaatagcttAAAGCCCCTTTACACCCACAATCCACcaacacaggtgttttcacttacaTTTGACTCATTAGACCTTCTctctcaggactgtgtgggctCATCCTGTCTGTTTTATTGCATCAGTTGGTGTGGGACAACTAAGACCTTTATCATTTTTAACAGGACAAAGTTTGGTGGCATTACATAATCTACAGAATATTTaatgtcttcttcctctgcatTTAACTACACctcaaatgtctgctgttaaaAGGGTCTGTTGTCttacagtaaacaaacatgTCCAACACATTCTGTGTTGATTTCAACATGACACTTTATTTAGTAGAATGAATGCACAAtctcatacatacagtataggGCAGGCCAATTTAGCCTTATTTCATGGGCCTAGTTATAAAGAGaggagtgaaaaagaaaacagctgcacttaaatatctaaaaaaagaaaaaaagaaaaatagaataaTCAAATATTAACACATCACACTGCTGAATGAAATGGGTTTAACACACATTACCAGTTCCCGCACTGATGAGAAAGAGCTACAGTAGATAGCTACAAAATGTTACAGGTTCATAAATATAGTATAGTTTGAATAAATTTGCTTTAGAGCTAAATttatatcatttattttaaacttacAGAGTACATTctatgaaaaatacatttacgaCCCCCAGTGCACAGCAGTTTGGTCTTTGATTTCAGGTTTTAACCAGCTGGAAGAAGCTACGTGAAGCTGGATACTGAGAGGATGTGAACACATCAGACAGCAGAAGAAACCAGGGAACATTAGATGGTGTGCTACGGTTTGTAACAGAGTAGAAAACATCAAATCTGACACACATAAAGAATTACATTCAAATGAGTCCATACGATGGCCAAAGATCAAGTacattaaatggaaaaaaaaaattaaaaaatatgttaTGTTCTGCTTACACCAagacaaatattttcagtttccttGAGGATTTTATTTCTTAATCTGACTTTTCTCAAGTTAGCAATGCAGAATGCTACCATGTCTCTGATTACAAAAACTTAGAAATATACTATGATGCATAACTACTTTACAAATGTAAAGTTAATTTTttgcaacaacacaaaaaccaaaCTCATGAAATGAGTAGAAATcattacaaatacaaaaatcagCCAGAGTGAATTGAGACCGGCATGAGACCTGCTCACACCGTCATTCAATACTGCAGCAGCCCTATTCTCTTCACACCATCAACCTCACTTTTTATAACCAATTAAATAGTGCTCACTTGGGGGTGGGAGGACTGGGGGAGGTTATTGTGATTAAATACTTGTTATGTAGTTAGTTTAAAAATTACAATGTTAGTGTGGGAATAAAATGTCAGCTTGAAATTCATCAGTACAATCCACGCTATATACATACTAACACTCCGATAGACCTTCAGCAGATGTTGACAAAACTCACTTTTCTTAATCTTGCCCCATTATAAACCCTGCCTGAACGTTCCTGCTGCCTGTCATCTCTAATGGTGACAATTTCTTAGGGAATTAAGGCTTAAGATGTTCGTAAAGTGCTCTGTATGACACTCAAATCCTGCGCGAcgaaatgcagaaaaaaatgatttgatatGAGTAAATTACTGTCATACAGTCATGTGCTACTGCTATACAGTAGGTCTCATAACAGCCCTCAGGTTTTTCCTAAAACTGGTCTAATTATTCTGGAAAGGTCAGCACAGAGAAATCTACATTTATCAGCCAGCACCGAGCTGAATCtagaaaacaaagccaaaaaaaatcccaatATATATGACATCATTACAAATGCTCTAATTTAGTGACATCGTGAACTACTTTCAGGTTTTGATTAGACTAAGCTCACAGAGGCTTAGAGCTAGCATTTCAGATTTTTAGAAAGCACTTTAAAGTTTTCTAACcaaagttttagttttaatattaaaacatttaggcACACCCGTCCTGCTACACCAGTACGCTACAGTTCATGGCCCGTTTCATTTatcaaatgtgaaaaatacaaaTGGCTGTGAAATTAATGGCAGATGAGGAGTGAAGCATGTTTTTGCGTTTTCTATAGTTTATAAACACATTCACCGGCATGTATTAATACTTCTCAAATGACGTGATCTCATATAACATCTTTGTATATCACATGATTAATGAGCAATAAATTACCTCTTTAATATAACTGTTCTTTATATCTCAGAAGATACAAAATAGTGATTTAGAGTTGTATATATTCTGTAAAAAAGTATATCTTGGGAGACTTTTCAGGGTTATTACGAAGGATTTCACTGCTCATGTTGGACCAGAAATATTGATATATTAAGTACAGCATGACCATATTGTTGATAGATACTTCAACACCAGTGCACATCCACATGGGAACACTGGGTCTGAATTTCATACAGGTGGAATCAGTTATAACACGGGGAACTTGCCAAGGCTTTTTCACACTGCACAGCTACAGTTTGTCATTTATTCCAGTCTCTTTCTGCTGAGGTTGCCGTGTTTTGCTTTGCAATTGAGGTCACATTGTATCAGTCTGTCTGAGAGTGAGTGCGTGTGAGAGGCTACAGTGTTTTTGCTCATATAATgtagagtgtgtatgtgtgatctGCTGCGTCAGACTAGGGTGCCTGGGTCTGCGCTGGGTTCTTTCGGGGTCTCTTGCATCTGTGGAGTCTCCTGATAGAGTGAGAACTCCATCGACCTGTTGGGGAGGCAAGACAAATCAATACAGCACTCCACAAACAAGAGGCATGCAGTGAAGCGAAGAACAACAGTGAGAAAATAtcttcatgaaataaaaagtatgAATCATGGTCACGATATGATGGAGCTTAGAGAGGGGCGCCTCTGAAAGTTCATAAAATCATTGAAGTGAAAAAGTcattgaagaaagaaaaaaatcttaatcaTAATTAAGGGACCCATTAAagcatgtttacatttacatttgtaaatgcGAACATGCACAGAGTGCCCTCATGGGCCACTGTGAGCAATTCGTGGAGGCCTATGCGTAatatgtgaatgtgagtgttttTGATTAAGAAACAACAAGAGCCTGGATGCTGGCATGAGGCAGCAGTGGGAAATTATGCTTACCtcgcaaaaaaagaaaaaaaaacaaatgaaaacaaaaataaaaacacccaTGACTGTAAAAGTCACAGCATGATAGATGGATTTGTTGGGGACAGGGTGAGAGTAATGGCTCCATCCTCTGCTGGAAGACTTGCTGCCAGCTTCCAGTGGGAAACACGATTAAGCAAATCTCAGTGGTACGAAATGATTGAGTGACTGTAACTGATTGAGTTCAATAACATTTATTCTTACGTAGCTTCTAAAACATACAAAATGCATGTATGTTTCTACTGCTCTGCATGCAATGTAACTGTCAAATAACTGTACAACAACGAAAGAAAGAGTTCCAGTCCTTGTATTAATGTGTGTACGACTTCTAGCTCacaacgcaaaaaaaaaaaaaaaccagaagtACTGACCTGCCATGCAGTGGGAGACCGTGGAAGCTGGCTGACTGGGGTATCTGAGGCCTGTGGACGTTGGCTGCTTCACCTTGAACAGACTGGGCCTGGTGCACCAGTGGATGGGGGTGTGAGAGGCGAGAGATCCCTGCCTCATGACTCTTTGAGGCAGCAGGTGGATAGCCGAGGGCGTTCCTCAGGTACCAGTCCCTTAGCCCCTCCAGAGCCAGGGCTTTATGTAGGCTTCTGGTTGAGTCTTCTGGGGTAGGGAGTGAGAATTGTGGGGGCCTGCGACTGAAGGAGGGGCCAGACAGCTCAGTCTGGTAGGGGTGCAGGTTGGGGATGGAGGATGTAGTGGTGCcagaggcagggagaggagaCTCGTATGCTGATAATAGGATTGCATCCTGAGGGTGTTGCTGCAGAGGAATAAAGGGTCCACAAGATTTGGTTCTGGTGACTTTGACCCTGCGCAGCTCGGCTTGGGACCCTCGGAGGACCATGGGGCTGTAAGGAGGTGCAGCGCTGGGGAGATGCACCTGGGAATGAGAAAAGCCGTTGGTGTGGGGGGGCACCACTGCTGTGGAGGAGCGAGGAGAGGACATGTCCTGCCAGATCCTGCCCGTGGACTGGTACTGGTGGTGTAGCACTTGCATCCTCTGCTGTTTCCCCCAGATGTAGTCCATTAATAGCTCATTGTAgcctccccctgctcct
This region of Toxotes jaculatrix isolate fToxJac2 chromosome 3, fToxJac2.pri, whole genome shotgun sequence genomic DNA includes:
- the LOC121179689 gene encoding SRSF protein kinase 3-like isoform X1 — its product is MSSSYAAAISALLSTSSSSSPAKPSPQPSPDTVVSPKPSPQPNGPPHCSPAAKIHPQSPEPLGSYEEQQENPADYGIGGYYLVEIGEIFVDRYQVVRKLGWGHFSTVWLCWDMVKRRFVALKVVKSAQIYTETALDEIKLLKCVRDSDPRDPKRERIVHLIDDFRISGANGEHVCMVLEVLGHQLLRWIIKSNYTGLPLPCVKSILRQVLQGLDYLHTKCKIIHTDIKPENILLRVDEVYIQNLAANTKLWQLPVSSAITSSSVNRGSREKQSLSNFLGKLTGVFHTLGEWSSKVSRSPINRLTRKDKSRRGQESTSDHKQRDKPHVSFSDVTPLASTHSSTCHPKLAGPNLTLRRQTLLLEDGLDLAPHSHRDSICSWPDLNTDAPVSGSRSVLLHQTADKEPPSPSSPRISDSDVLLDLLKPQNADKILIKIADLGNACWVHKHFTEDIQTCQYRSIEVLIGADYDTPADIWSTACMAFELATGDYLFDPQSGTTFSREEDHIAHIIELLGPVPSQFALSGRNSKRYFNRKGQLRHISKLKPWSLLEILQDKYEWPREEAVRFSSFLLTMLELLPEKRATAAECLKHPWIAS
- the LOC121179689 gene encoding SRSF protein kinase 2-like isoform X2 yields the protein MSSSYAAAISALLSTSSSSSPAKPSPQPSPDTVVSPKPSPQPNGPPHCSPAAKIHPQSPEPLGSYEEQQENPADYGIGGYYLVEIGEIFVDRYQVVRKLGWGHFSTVWLCWDMVKRRFVALKVVKSAQIYTETALDEIKLLKCVRDSDPRDPKRERIVHLIDDFRISGANGEHVCMVLEVLGHQLLRWIIKSNYTGLPLPCVKSILRQVLQGLDYLHTKCKIIHTDIKPENILLRVDEVYIQNLAANTKLWQLPVSSAITSSSVNRGSREKQSSKVSRSPINRLTRKDKSRRGQESTSDHKQRDKPHVSFSDVTPLASTHSSTCHPKLAGPNLTLRRQTLLLEDGLDLAPHSHRDSICSWPDLNTDAPVSGSRSVLLHQTADKEPPSPSSPRISDSDVLLDLLKPQNADKILIKIADLGNACWVHKHFTEDIQTCQYRSIEVLIGADYDTPADIWSTACMAFELATGDYLFDPQSGTTFSREEDHIAHIIELLGPVPSQFALSGRNSKRYFNRKGQLRHISKLKPWSLLEILQDKYEWPREEAVRFSSFLLTMLELLPEKRATAAECLKHPWIAS